A genomic window from Kineococcus endophyticus includes:
- a CDS encoding FadR/GntR family transcriptional regulator, which yields MAAPLTEAAIERVRELIMRGDLRPGQRLPAEAALSEQLGVSRSGLREAVRALATAGVLEVRRGDGTYVTSLTPDRLFTGIADAVDLMADEHLLAIMECRRLVEPQATALAAARTDEAGLELVAHHLRCMEDADDEEGLVAHDEQFHAAVAAASGNGALAAILRGISGATVRARVWRALTVADSRQRTIDEHAAIYAAVRDGDRERAHAAALLHVANVEAWLRTTLQR from the coding sequence GTGGCCGCTCCGCTGACGGAGGCCGCCATCGAGCGGGTGCGCGAACTCATCATGCGCGGCGACCTGCGCCCCGGACAGCGGCTGCCCGCCGAGGCGGCCCTGTCCGAACAGCTCGGCGTCTCGCGCTCCGGGCTGCGCGAGGCCGTCCGGGCCCTGGCCACCGCCGGGGTGCTGGAGGTCCGCCGCGGTGACGGCACCTACGTCACGAGCCTGACCCCGGACCGCCTCTTCACCGGCATCGCCGACGCCGTCGACCTCATGGCCGACGAGCACCTCCTGGCGATCATGGAGTGCCGCCGGCTGGTCGAGCCCCAGGCCACCGCGCTCGCCGCGGCCCGCACGGACGAGGCCGGGCTCGAGCTGGTCGCACACCACCTGCGCTGCATGGAGGACGCCGACGACGAGGAGGGTCTCGTCGCGCACGACGAGCAGTTCCACGCCGCCGTCGCGGCCGCGAGCGGCAACGGGGCGCTGGCCGCGATCCTGCGCGGGATCTCCGGGGCCACGGTCCGGGCCCGCGTCTGGCGGGCGCTGACGGTCGCGGACTCCCGCCAGCGCACGATCGACGAGCACGCCGCGATCTACGCCGCCGTGCGCGACGGGGACCGCGAACGCGCCCACGCCGCCGCCCTGCTGCACGTCGCCAACGTCGAGGCCTGGCTCCGGACGACCCTCCAGCGCTGA
- a CDS encoding protein kinase domain-containing protein has protein sequence MVTPYPHSSGDARTRAVPSGGHAGGSGGPDDRSHDRADELDGLRVQRTPPQSWPGHGFAPSPGEKLGSYRLDREIGQGGMGIVYLGLDDDHRAVALKVLKPHIAADPQARQRLAREVSTLERVRSPRVAEVIAADVDGPWPHLVTRYVPGPSLEHVVQTRGPLRGSRLRDLGHGLAEALHAIHAAGVVHRDLKPSNVLLLDGLPVVIDFGIAHVADDVRLTSTGLVMGTPGYLSPEVVAGGLVSPATDWWGWAATVAFAASGRPPFGTGPMPVVLDRVRRADVDLSDVPADLRGPVLAALAVNPAHRPHPDALLRALDGATTGPQVRNGVGADPGARTTAVPVPPVPPEQAARSRFESLIADESHATGPQARDAAPGPSADATSVLPPVRPAPATAPFPQSGPQDRRPPVQQAPPGWIPQAPGPGPAWGPQPVPAPAGATQAHVPAGQPAGQAPRLGTNGEPARPQRSWTILAGLVALVGVFAVAPATGVVLALVGGTVARTVDRAAAGLFRRRWEAGPRSTDALAVGAATPWHALRAALSTVFAAIIPLLVGVSVVFILGTFTHGALGGYQGPWTLAASGLAGTLVAWHGPGGRSLQRGTRTAIRSTLRGERETGVAIGVLLLIAVAALLMVLGGGQVDWRPLTQSPLDWLN, from the coding sequence GTGGTCACCCCCTACCCGCACTCCTCGGGCGACGCGCGCACCCGCGCCGTGCCATCCGGTGGTCACGCGGGTGGGTCCGGCGGCCCCGACGACCGGTCCCACGACCGGGCCGACGAGCTCGACGGGCTGCGCGTGCAGCGCACCCCGCCGCAGAGCTGGCCGGGGCACGGCTTCGCCCCGTCGCCGGGCGAGAAGCTGGGCAGCTACCGGCTGGACCGCGAGATCGGCCAGGGCGGCATGGGGATCGTCTACCTCGGTCTGGACGACGACCACCGCGCCGTCGCGCTCAAGGTCCTCAAACCGCACATCGCCGCCGACCCGCAGGCCCGCCAGCGCCTGGCCCGCGAGGTCTCCACGCTCGAGCGCGTCCGCTCCCCGCGCGTCGCCGAGGTCATCGCGGCCGACGTCGACGGGCCCTGGCCGCACCTCGTCACCCGCTACGTCCCCGGCCCCTCCCTGGAGCACGTCGTCCAGACCCGGGGGCCGTTGCGCGGCAGCCGGTTGCGCGACCTCGGTCACGGCCTGGCCGAGGCCCTGCACGCCATCCACGCCGCCGGTGTCGTCCACCGCGACCTCAAGCCGAGCAACGTCCTCCTGCTCGACGGCCTGCCCGTCGTCATCGACTTCGGCATCGCCCACGTCGCCGACGACGTCCGGCTCACCTCGACCGGCCTCGTCATGGGCACGCCCGGCTACCTCTCGCCCGAGGTGGTCGCCGGCGGGCTCGTCTCCCCGGCCACCGACTGGTGGGGGTGGGCGGCCACGGTCGCCTTCGCCGCCAGCGGGCGCCCGCCCTTCGGGACCGGGCCCATGCCCGTCGTGCTCGACCGCGTCCGGCGCGCCGACGTCGACCTGTCCGACGTCCCCGCCGACCTGCGCGGTCCCGTCCTCGCGGCGCTCGCCGTCAACCCGGCCCACCGGCCCCACCCGGACGCCCTGCTGCGGGCGCTCGACGGGGCGACCACCGGGCCGCAGGTGCGCAACGGCGTCGGCGCGGACCCCGGCGCGCGCACGACGGCCGTCCCGGTGCCACCCGTGCCACCGGAGCAGGCGGCGCGGTCGCGCTTCGAGTCGCTCATCGCCGACGAGTCCCACGCGACGGGCCCGCAGGCCCGCGACGCGGCCCCCGGGCCGTCGGCGGACGCCACGAGCGTGCTGCCCCCGGTCCGTCCCGCGCCGGCGACGGCCCCCTTCCCGCAGTCCGGACCGCAGGACCGCCGGCCGCCCGTCCAGCAGGCCCCGCCCGGGTGGATCCCGCAGGCCCCCGGTCCCGGGCCCGCGTGGGGTCCGCAGCCCGTCCCCGCACCGGCCGGGGCGACCCAGGCCCACGTCCCCGCGGGTCAGCCCGCGGGGCAGGCGCCGCGGCTCGGCACCAACGGCGAACCCGCCCGTCCGCAACGGTCCTGGACGATCCTGGCCGGTCTGGTCGCGCTCGTCGGCGTCTTCGCCGTGGCGCCGGCCACCGGGGTCGTGCTGGCCCTCGTCGGCGGCACCGTCGCGCGCACCGTCGACCGCGCCGCCGCGGGGTTGTTCCGCCGTCGCTGGGAGGCCGGACCCCGCTCGACCGACGCGCTCGCCGTCGGGGCCGCCACCCCGTGGCACGCCCTGCGCGCCGCGCTGTCCACGGTGTTCGCCGCGATCATCCCGTTGCTCGTCGGCGTGAGCGTCGTGTTCATCCTCGGCACGTTCACGCACGGCGCCCTCGGCGGTTACCAGGGTCCGTGGACGCTCGCTGCGAGCGGCCTGGCCGGAACCCTCGTGGCCTGGCACGGGCCGGGCGGGCGGTCCCTCCAGCGCGGCACGCGGACGGCGATCCGCAGCACGCTGCGCGGGGAACGCGAGACCGGGGTCGCGATCGGCGTCCTGCTCCTCATCGCCGTCGCGGCGCTGCTCATGGTGCTGGGCGGGGGCCAGGTCGACTGGCGACCCCTGACGCAGTCCCCGCTCGACTGGCTGAACTGA
- a CDS encoding enolase C-terminal domain-like protein — translation MPTPAVVTSLDVHDVRFPTSEHLDGSDAMNPEPDYSAAYAVLRTDAGDGHEGHALAFTTGRGNDLQTAAIHALAPFVVGRRVDEVLGDLGAFSKEMVHEPQLRWLGPEKGVVQMAVGAVLNAAWDLRAKRAGQPLWRLLAHLDPEEIVSLVDFRWLTDAMTQKQALDLLRRAVPGRAEREAELLRVGYPAYTTTPGWLGYSDDKLARLAKQAVADGFTQIKLKVGADLEDDVRRMQVARAAVGEEIRIAVDANQRWDVGDAITWMRALAPYDPYWIEEPTSPDDVLGHATVRRALHPIKVATGEHVANRVVFKQLLQAGAVDVVQIDAARVAGVNENLAILLLAAHHGVPVCPHAGGVGLCEMVQHLSMADYVSISGTWTDRVVEHVDHLHEHFTTPVQLENGRYRAPLAPGGGGEMLATSVAEHSFPDGPVWVARRAPEAVAAEGILA, via the coding sequence TTGCCCACCCCCGCCGTCGTCACGAGCCTGGACGTCCACGACGTCCGGTTCCCCACCTCCGAGCACCTCGACGGCTCGGACGCCATGAACCCCGAACCGGACTACTCCGCGGCGTACGCCGTCCTGCGCACCGACGCCGGTGACGGGCACGAGGGGCACGCCCTCGCCTTCACGACGGGCCGCGGCAACGACCTGCAGACCGCCGCGATCCACGCGCTGGCGCCGTTCGTCGTGGGACGCCGCGTCGACGAGGTCCTCGGCGACCTCGGGGCGTTCTCGAAGGAGATGGTCCACGAACCCCAGCTGCGCTGGCTCGGCCCGGAGAAGGGCGTCGTGCAGATGGCGGTCGGCGCGGTGCTCAACGCGGCCTGGGACCTGCGCGCCAAGCGCGCCGGGCAGCCCCTCTGGCGGCTCCTGGCCCACCTGGACCCCGAGGAGATCGTCTCCCTCGTCGACTTCCGCTGGCTCACCGACGCCATGACGCAGAAGCAGGCCCTCGACCTGCTGCGCCGCGCCGTCCCCGGCCGCGCCGAACGCGAGGCCGAACTCCTGCGCGTCGGGTACCCCGCGTACACGACGACCCCCGGCTGGCTGGGGTACTCCGACGACAAGCTCGCGCGGCTGGCCAAGCAGGCCGTCGCCGACGGGTTCACCCAGATCAAGCTCAAGGTGGGCGCCGACCTCGAGGACGACGTGCGCCGCATGCAGGTCGCCCGGGCCGCCGTCGGCGAGGAGATCCGCATCGCGGTCGACGCGAACCAGCGCTGGGACGTGGGCGACGCGATCACGTGGATGCGGGCGCTCGCCCCGTACGACCCGTACTGGATCGAGGAACCCACCAGTCCCGACGACGTCCTCGGGCACGCCACCGTCCGCCGTGCCCTGCACCCCATCAAGGTCGCGACGGGTGAGCACGTCGCGAACCGCGTCGTGTTCAAGCAGCTCCTGCAGGCCGGCGCCGTCGACGTCGTGCAGATCGACGCCGCCCGCGTCGCGGGGGTCAACGAGAACCTCGCGATCCTCCTCCTCGCCGCCCACCACGGGGTTCCCGTCTGCCCGCACGCCGGCGGCGTCGGGTTGTGCGAGATGGTGCAGCACCTGTCGATGGCCGACTACGTCAGCATCTCCGGGACGTGGACCGACCGGGTCGTCGAGCACGTCGACCACCTGCACGAGCACTTCACCACCCCGGTGCAGCTGGAGAACGGCCGCTACCGCGCGCCCCTGGCCCCCGGCGGGGGCGGGGAGATGCTGGCCACCTCCGTCGCCGAGCACTCCTTCCCCGACGGGCCCGTCTGGGTGGCCCGCCGCGCCCCCGAAGCCGTCGCCGCAGAGGGGATCCTCGCGTGA
- a CDS encoding alpha,alpha-trehalose-phosphate synthase (UDP-forming): MAGDYDLVVVANRLPVDRVEEPDGSTTWRRSPGGLVTALEPVMQREDGAWVGWAGAAGDPPEPFDAEGVRCVPIGLSAEEVEDYYEGFSNGTLWPLYHDVIVAPGYHRSWWEAYVRVNERFAAAAALQASEGATVWVQDYQLQLVPRMLRRRRPDLSIGFFNHIPFPPFEIFAQLPWRKAIIDGLLGADLVGFQRAADASNFTRACRRASNLPARSGRIRLDAEDGREVRAASFPISIDFGALDDLAQREDVKARAAEIRRDLGNPEHVLLGVDRLDYTKGILHRLKAFEELLDDGKVEVGEASLIQVATPSRERVEQYIQLRQDVEVTVGRINGTHGTIGNTAVHYLHHSYGKEEMAALFLAADVMLVTALRDGMNLVAKEYVASRHDERGVLVLSEFTGAADELGQALMVNPHDIDGLKDTIVRALRMSPREAGRRMRALRRRVGDHDVQRWAASFLQALAEHHRTPASASVAQAADADGAAS; the protein is encoded by the coding sequence ATGGCCGGCGACTACGACCTGGTGGTGGTGGCCAACCGGCTCCCCGTGGACCGGGTGGAGGAACCCGACGGTTCGACGACGTGGCGGCGCAGCCCGGGTGGGCTGGTGACGGCCCTGGAACCGGTGATGCAGCGCGAGGACGGCGCGTGGGTCGGCTGGGCGGGCGCGGCGGGCGACCCGCCGGAACCCTTCGACGCCGAGGGCGTGCGGTGCGTGCCCATCGGACTGTCGGCCGAGGAGGTCGAGGACTACTACGAGGGGTTCTCGAACGGCACGCTGTGGCCGCTCTACCACGACGTCATCGTCGCCCCCGGGTACCACCGCAGCTGGTGGGAGGCGTACGTCCGCGTCAACGAGCGCTTCGCCGCCGCGGCCGCCCTGCAGGCGTCCGAGGGCGCGACGGTCTGGGTGCAGGACTACCAGTTGCAGCTCGTGCCGCGCATGCTGCGGCGGCGCCGGCCGGACCTGTCGATCGGGTTCTTCAACCACATCCCGTTCCCGCCGTTCGAGATCTTCGCGCAGCTGCCGTGGCGCAAGGCGATCATCGACGGGCTGCTCGGGGCCGACCTCGTGGGTTTCCAGCGGGCGGCCGACGCCAGCAACTTCACGCGGGCGTGCCGACGGGCGTCGAACCTGCCCGCGCGCTCGGGCCGCATCCGGCTCGACGCCGAGGACGGCCGGGAGGTGCGCGCCGCGTCGTTCCCGATCTCCATCGACTTCGGCGCCCTCGACGACCTGGCCCAGCGCGAGGACGTCAAGGCCCGCGCGGCGGAGATCCGGCGCGACCTCGGCAACCCCGAGCACGTCCTGCTGGGGGTCGACCGGCTCGACTACACCAAGGGGATCCTGCACCGCCTCAAGGCCTTCGAGGAACTCCTCGACGACGGCAAGGTCGAGGTCGGGGAGGCCTCGCTCATCCAGGTCGCCACGCCCTCGCGCGAACGCGTCGAGCAGTACATCCAGCTGCGCCAGGACGTCGAGGTCACCGTGGGCCGCATCAACGGCACGCACGGGACCATCGGGAACACCGCCGTGCACTACCTGCACCACTCCTACGGCAAGGAGGAGATGGCGGCGCTGTTCCTGGCCGCCGACGTCATGCTCGTCACCGCGCTGCGGGACGGCATGAACCTCGTGGCCAAGGAGTACGTGGCCTCGCGGCACGACGAACGCGGCGTGCTCGTGCTCTCGGAGTTCACGGGGGCCGCCGACGAGCTCGGCCAGGCGCTCATGGTGAACCCGCACGACATCGACGGGCTCAAGGACACGATCGTGCGGGCGCTGCGGATGTCCCCGCGCGAGGCCGGCCGCCGGATGCGCGCCCTGCGCCGCCGGGTCGGCGACCACGACGTGCAGCGCTGGGCGGCCTCGTTCCTGCAGGCGCTCGCCGAGCACCACCGGACGCCGGCGTCGGCGTCGGTCGCCCAGGCGGCGGACGCGGACGGGGCGGCGTCGTGA
- a CDS encoding zinc-dependent alcohol dehydrogenase gives MSATHLAARYHRAGDVHAERVERREPRAGEVEIAPLFTGICGTDLHIAAGHMDARVSTPAVIGHETVGTVSALGEGVSGWSVGDLVTVVPLRPDSTCATCRNGFSHVCDHLDFLGIDSPGALAEHWVVPEHTLVRVPDGTDPRDAALLEPTSVAVHDVRRSRLQAGEFAAVVGGGPVGLLIALVARRTGAEVVLSEPDPTRRDLAAKLGLEVVDPVTQDLSALTRERTGGAGAAVAFEVSGSAPGLTAAIGALAVRGRLCLVGIHAAPREIDLHPFFWRELELLGARLYERGDVEEAVRLVAAGELPVADLVSHVLPLSRVDEAFAALAEGGAVKVLVDCRPEGRA, from the coding sequence GTGAGCGCCACCCATCTCGCCGCCCGGTACCACCGCGCCGGGGACGTCCACGCCGAGCGGGTGGAACGCCGGGAACCCCGCGCCGGGGAGGTCGAGATCGCCCCGCTGTTCACCGGGATCTGCGGGACCGACCTGCACATCGCGGCCGGCCACATGGACGCCCGCGTGAGCACCCCAGCCGTCATCGGGCACGAGACCGTCGGCACCGTCAGCGCCCTCGGGGAGGGGGTTTCCGGCTGGTCCGTCGGCGACCTCGTCACCGTCGTGCCGCTGCGCCCGGACTCCACGTGCGCGACGTGCCGCAACGGGTTCTCCCACGTGTGCGACCACCTCGACTTCCTCGGCATCGACTCCCCCGGCGCCCTCGCCGAGCACTGGGTCGTGCCCGAGCACACCCTCGTCCGGGTGCCCGACGGGACGGACCCCCGGGACGCCGCCCTGCTCGAACCCACGTCCGTCGCCGTGCACGACGTGCGGCGTTCCCGGTTGCAGGCCGGCGAGTTCGCCGCCGTCGTCGGCGGGGGTCCGGTGGGCCTGCTCATCGCCCTCGTCGCGCGCCGCACCGGCGCCGAGGTCGTCCTGTCCGAACCCGACCCCACGCGCCGTGACCTCGCGGCGAAGCTCGGGCTCGAGGTCGTCGACCCGGTGACGCAGGACCTGTCCGCCCTCACCCGCGAACGCACCGGCGGGGCCGGCGCGGCCGTCGCGTTCGAGGTGTCCGGGTCCGCCCCGGGGTTGACCGCCGCGATCGGTGCGCTCGCCGTGCGCGGCCGGCTCTGCCTCGTCGGGATCCACGCGGCGCCGCGCGAGATCGACCTGCACCCGTTCTTCTGGCGCGAACTCGAACTCCTCGGGGCCCGCCTCTACGAACGCGGCGACGTCGAGGAGGCCGTCCGGCTCGTCGCCGCCGGGGAACTGCCCGTCGCCGACCTCGTCTCCCACGTCCTGCCGCTGTCCCGCGTCGACGAGGCGTTCGCGGCGCTGGCCGAGGGCGGGGCCGTCAAGGTCCTCGTCGACTGCCGCCCGGAGGGTCGGGCGTGA
- a CDS encoding SDR family oxidoreductase, translated as MSGPFDLTGRLAVVTGASRGIGRACAVALARAGADVIGVATQPPEGETAEEVRATGRSYEALGCDFADATAVAALGDLLAGRGVDVLVNNAGTIRRTPAADHPQADFDHVLQVNLTSQFTLTQRVGASMLERGHGKVVFTASLLSFQGGVNVPGYTASKHAVAGLTRALANEWAPRGVNVNAVAPGYVVTDNTAALRADPDRSRALLERIPAGRWATPEDIAGPVVFLASPAADYVHGVVLAADGGWLSR; from the coding sequence GTGAGCGGTCCGTTCGACCTCACGGGCCGCCTGGCCGTCGTCACCGGTGCGAGCCGGGGCATCGGGCGGGCGTGCGCGGTCGCCCTCGCCCGGGCCGGCGCCGACGTCATCGGCGTCGCGACGCAACCCCCGGAGGGCGAGACCGCCGAGGAGGTGCGCGCGACGGGTCGTTCCTACGAGGCGCTCGGCTGCGACTTCGCCGACGCCACCGCCGTCGCCGCGCTCGGCGACCTCCTCGCCGGCCGCGGGGTGGACGTGCTGGTGAACAACGCCGGGACGATCCGCCGCACCCCCGCCGCGGACCACCCGCAGGCGGACTTCGACCACGTGCTGCAGGTGAACCTCACGAGCCAGTTCACGCTGACGCAGCGCGTCGGGGCGTCGATGCTCGAACGCGGCCACGGCAAGGTCGTGTTCACCGCGTCGCTGCTGAGCTTCCAGGGCGGCGTGAACGTCCCCGGGTACACCGCGTCCAAGCACGCGGTCGCAGGCCTCACGCGCGCCCTCGCGAACGAGTGGGCCCCGCGCGGTGTGAACGTCAACGCCGTCGCCCCCGGGTACGTCGTGACCGACAACACCGCCGCCCTGCGCGCCGACCCGGACCGCTCCCGCGCTCTGCTGGAACGGATCCCGGCCGGCCGCTGGGCGACACCGGAGGACATCGCCGGCCCCGTGGTGTTCCTCGCCAGCCCCGCCGCGGACTACGTGCACGGAGTCGTGCTCGCCGCGGACGGGGGGTGGCTCTCCCGCTGA
- the otsB gene encoding trehalose-phosphatase, with amino-acid sequence MSGLEEALGRFAALDRVLVALDFDGVLSPIVDEPSAARPRPEAAAALERLVATTDVALVSGRDLDDLRACASPPAAVVLVGGHGTQSSLEGAAGGQSLSEGESALLARLGAELDRLADGVDGVHVERKPMSAVLHTRRAARPDAERVTAAALAGPATWDGVHALRGKEVVELGAVELGKGAGLLRLRDRLSADGPAVDAVLFAGDDVTDENAFAALDPAAGDLTVKVGDGETAAAFRVDGPPDVAALLHRLADLRSS; translated from the coding sequence GTGAGCGGCCTGGAGGAGGCGCTGGGACGCTTCGCCGCCCTCGACCGGGTGCTCGTGGCCCTCGACTTCGACGGTGTGCTGTCCCCCATCGTCGACGAGCCGTCGGCGGCGCGGCCGCGGCCGGAGGCCGCGGCCGCCCTGGAGCGGCTCGTCGCCACCACGGACGTGGCCCTCGTCTCCGGCCGCGACCTCGACGACCTGCGCGCGTGCGCGTCTCCCCCGGCCGCCGTCGTGCTCGTCGGCGGCCACGGGACCCAGAGCTCGCTCGAGGGTGCCGCGGGCGGGCAGAGCCTCAGCGAGGGCGAGTCCGCGCTGTTGGCGCGGCTCGGCGCCGAGCTCGACCGCCTCGCCGACGGCGTGGACGGCGTGCACGTGGAGCGCAAACCCATGTCGGCCGTCCTGCACACCCGCCGCGCCGCGCGCCCCGACGCCGAACGTGTCACGGCGGCCGCCCTCGCCGGGCCGGCGACCTGGGACGGCGTGCACGCGTTGCGTGGCAAGGAGGTCGTCGAGCTGGGCGCCGTGGAACTCGGCAAGGGCGCCGGCCTCCTGCGCCTGCGCGACCGGCTGTCGGCCGACGGCCCCGCCGTCGACGCCGTGCTGTTCGCCGGGGACGACGTGACGGACGAGAACGCGTTCGCCGCCCTCGACCCGGCGGCCGGGGACCTGACGGTGAAGGTCGGGGACGGCGAGACCGCCGCCGCCTTCCGGGTCGACGGCCCGCCGGACGTCGCCGCCCTGCTGCACCGCCTCGCCGACCTCCGCTCCTCCTGA